TGTTATTAACTCCAGGAGATCTTGTTATAGTTGCACGGCTTGGTTTTTACGAGAGCAATATGATTTTTCAGCATTTTGGAGCTTCGCTGATGCAAGTGCCGGTAGATCAGGATGGGATTTCGGTAGATGCTATTGCCAGACTATGTAAAGTAAACCGCATCCGGATGGTTTATGTCACTCCCAGCCACCATTATCCCACAGGCGTAACACTAAGTGAACAGAGGAGACGCGAGCTCCTTGAGCTCTCGGAGAAATATGGATTCATAATTCTCGAGGACAACTATGAACATGATTTTCATTACGAGGGCGGTCTTCCGCTACCGATAGCCAGCGCCGACCAGTCAGGGATGACTATCCATATCGGCTCATTTTGTAAGGTTCTGGCTCCGGGCCTCAGGATGGGGTATCTTGTCGCGCCCCCTAATTTAATTGACGAGCTGGGCCGGTTAAGACAGATTGTGGACCGCCAGGGGGATGCCACCATGGAACAAACAGTGGCTGAATTACTTGCTGAAGGAGAAATTCAGCGGCAACTGAAGAAAAACCAAAGAGTTTACCAGGAGCGCCGCGACGCATTCTGTTCTCTACTTCAAAGTAAACTAAACGGCCATGTAAAGTTTGCATCGCCGCCCGGTGGTTTGTCGGTATGGACAGAATGGGACAAAACGCTCAACCTTATGAGGATCAGTAAACAATGTATGAGACAGGGGCTGTATCTTCCACAAACGCTGCTTTATCAGAATGAATCTGTAACGGCTATGAAGCTGGGATTCGCTGATCTTGATAGTAATGAAATGGAGGAAGCGGTCACACTTCTCGCAATAGTTGTAAACGAATCGGCATTATAGGTAACCTGAAAGAGTAGGAAGGGGGTTCTGCAGGCAGAGCTATTGCAGCCATCTTTCGAAAGAGAGACTCTGCCTTATTCAGGATGATTGAAATGAATAGAGAATGCGGAAAATATACCTCTCCTCTATTCTTTCAAAATCATTGATGTTCAAAACTGCTTTGGTATCCGAACTTCTGGTTTAGTAAAGTATGAATGGTCTTACCGTGCTCGTAGCCGGATAGGGCAGTTAACTTTAGTATCAGCGGCTCATCGCTGATGTACGTTTGTAAACTGATCGATCATATCGTCCAGTATTTCTTTGCTATAACCGATGCGGTTTGCATAATCCAGACATAAAATATACTCTTTATCGTGCA
The window above is part of the Arcticibacter tournemirensis genome. Proteins encoded here:
- a CDS encoding PLP-dependent aminotransferase family protein, with the translated sequence MSSPARLPFEHIVSIDRDSSTAVYLQIARQLTNAIKQGHLVPGSRLPGSRALSLELKVHRKTVVAAYGELEAQGWIEVSPNRGAYINNIPEQNDPFSSRFGQAPIAFASQTGYTFRRSILLDKPQEPNPGWLAFSDGMPDVRLTPTERLTRTYSGIMKRKNNRKYLAYSAVEGNVFYREILAEYLNNTRGLHITKDNILTTRGTQMAIFLTSALLLTPGDLVIVARLGFYESNMIFQHFGASLMQVPVDQDGISVDAIARLCKVNRIRMVYVTPSHHYPTGVTLSEQRRRELLELSEKYGFIILEDNYEHDFHYEGGLPLPIASADQSGMTIHIGSFCKVLAPGLRMGYLVAPPNLIDELGRLRQIVDRQGDATMEQTVAELLAEGEIQRQLKKNQRVYQERRDAFCSLLQSKLNGHVKFASPPGGLSVWTEWDKTLNLMRISKQCMRQGLYLPQTLLYQNESVTAMKLGFADLDSNEMEEAVTLLAIVVNESAL